A portion of the Aquicoccus sp. G2-2 genome contains these proteins:
- a CDS encoding Glu/Leu/Phe/Val dehydrogenase, whose product MAAKKEPSFRESVDMMFNRAVAIMDLPPGLEEKIRVCNATYTVRFGVRLRGQIQTFTGYRSVHSEHMEPVKGGIRYAMGVHQDEVEALAALMTYKCALVEAPFGGSKGGLRIDPREYEEHELELITRRFTYELAKRDLIHPSQNVPAPDMGTGEREMAWMADQYARMNTTDISARACVTGKPLNAGGIQGRVEATGRGVEYALQEFFRHPEDVVKAGLTGTLEGKRVTVQGLGNVGYHAAKFLQEEDGAKIIGIIERDGALVDPEGIDVEAVHAWMVNHGGVADYPDATFVADSSKVLEEECDILIPAALEGVITMENAARIKAPLIIEAANGPITAGADEILRKAGKVIIPDMYANAGGVTVSYFEWVKNLSHIRFGRMQRRQEESRHQLVVDELEKLSDSMGKTWTLTPSFKEKYLRGAGELELVRSGLDDTMRGAYQVMREVWHSRNDVEDLRMAAYLVSIGRVAGSYRAKGL is encoded by the coding sequence ATGGCGGCAAAGAAAGAACCGAGCTTTCGTGAAAGTGTGGACATGATGTTCAATCGCGCTGTGGCGATCATGGATTTGCCGCCGGGGCTTGAAGAGAAGATCAGGGTTTGCAACGCCACCTATACGGTACGGTTTGGAGTGCGGCTTCGCGGCCAGATACAAACATTCACCGGCTATCGTTCGGTTCATTCGGAGCATATGGAGCCGGTCAAGGGCGGCATTCGTTATGCGATGGGCGTGCATCAGGACGAGGTGGAGGCGCTGGCGGCGCTGATGACTTACAAATGTGCGCTGGTGGAGGCGCCGTTTGGCGGGTCCAAGGGCGGGTTGAGGATTGATCCGCGCGAATATGAAGAACATGAGCTGGAACTGATCACCCGGCGCTTTACCTATGAGTTGGCCAAGCGCGACCTGATCCATCCGAGCCAGAACGTGCCCGCGCCCGACATGGGCACCGGGGAGCGCGAGATGGCCTGGATGGCGGATCAGTATGCACGGATGAACACCACCGACATCAGCGCGCGGGCCTGTGTGACCGGCAAGCCGCTTAACGCGGGCGGTATTCAGGGCCGGGTGGAGGCCACGGGACGCGGTGTGGAATATGCGTTGCAGGAGTTTTTCCGCCATCCCGAAGACGTGGTCAAGGCAGGGCTTACCGGCACGCTTGAAGGCAAGCGGGTGACTGTGCAGGGGCTGGGCAATGTGGGCTATCACGCCGCCAAGTTTCTTCAGGAAGAAGATGGCGCGAAGATCATCGGCATTATCGAGCGCGATGGCGCGCTGGTTGATCCGGAGGGGATCGACGTAGAGGCGGTTCATGCCTGGATGGTCAATCACGGTGGCGTGGCCGATTATCCCGACGCCACTTTTGTGGCCGATAGCAGCAAGGTGCTGGAAGAGGAATGTGACATCCTGATTCCGGCCGCGCTGGAAGGGGTCATCACGATGGAGAACGCGGCCCGGATCAAGGCGCCGCTGATCATCGAGGCGGCCAACGGCCCGATCACCGCCGGGGCGGACGAGATCCTGCGCAAGGCGGGAAAGGTCATCATCCCCGATATGTATGCCAATGCGGGTGGTGTGACCGTTTCCTATTTCGAATGGGTCAAGAACCTTAGCCATATCCGCTTTGGCCGGATGCAGCGGCGTCAGGAAGAGTCGCGCCACCAGCTTGTTGTCGATGAGTTGGAAAAGCTGTCGGATAGCATGGGCAAGACCTGGACGTTGACGCCAAGCTTCAAGGAGAAATACCTGCGCGGCGCGGGGGAGCTGGAACTGGTGCGCTCGGGGCTGGATGACACGATGCGCGGGGCTTATCAGGTGATGCGCGAGGTTTGGCACAGCCGCAATGACGTGGAGGACCTGCGCATGGCGGCTTATCTGGTCTCTATCGGCCGGGTCGCGGGGAGCTATCGCGCCAAGGGGCTTTGA
- a CDS encoding sarcosine oxidase subunit alpha family protein: MRLPSGGLIDRETRISFEYDGRGYEGFAGDTLASALLANDLRLVARSFKYHRPRGVMTAGSEEPNALVTMGQGGRQEPNLRATMIELYNGLAARSQNCWPSVNHDLLAINDLAAPFFGAGFYYKTFMWPRGFWEKLYEPFIRRAAGLGGLSGVENKDRYESAFAQCDLLIIGAGPAGLMAALEAARAGVDVILADEDARMGGRLLAERLEVGGQPGHVWVAGVLAELAAMDNVRLMPRTTVSGAYDGGTFSAIERVAMHRPRGGDAPREAFWRIVARRTVLAAGALERPVAFRNNDRPGIMMAGAVRAYVNRYAVAPGRAVAVFGNNDGAHQTARDLLAAGVHVAALIDSRAEATCALDVPFYRGQVCGADGRKGLEAVSIATVSGIEKVAADCLAVSGGWNPSLHLTCHMNGRPEWNADCAAFVPKSGMVPGLEAAGAANGVFSTAGALADGQNAAQAALSAMGKKPAGATIPKAEDGAYDIAPLWAVPGKGRAWLDFQNDVTVKDVKQAAQEAYASVEHMKRYTTQGMAPDQGKNSNVNALAVLADATGRTIPQTGTTTYRAPYVPTTLAAIAAGAQNKGFAPERFTTSHEASSEAPMIEAGLWYRPSYFPKPGETNWRQSCDREVGYVRNSVGICDVSTLGKIDIQGGDAAAFLDFVYTNMFSTLKVGRARYGLMLRQDGHVMDDGTTARLGETHYLMTTTTAAAGPVMRHLEFVAQGLRPDLDVRFVSVTEQWAQFAVAGPKARELLNGVLEQEIDDAQFPFMGCGAVRLGGVDGRLFRISFSGEHAYEVAVPSRYGESLFKLLKARAEALGGGLYGMEALNVLRIEKGFITHAEIHGRVTAFDVGLQGMMSKKKDFIGKPASQRPGLMDPGRERMVGLKPVGEVKQLTAGAHLFDVGDEAVRLNDQGYITSVGYSPTLGHYVGLGFLRRGPERLGEEVRMVDHLRGIETTCEVVNPVFFDPEGGRARE, encoded by the coding sequence ATGAGGCTTCCTTCCGGCGGGTTGATCGACCGCGAGACGCGCATTTCGTTTGAGTATGACGGGCGCGGTTACGAGGGGTTTGCGGGCGACACGCTTGCCTCGGCCTTGTTGGCCAATGATTTGCGGCTTGTTGCGCGCAGCTTCAAGTATCACCGCCCGCGCGGCGTGATGACGGCGGGCTCGGAAGAGCCCAACGCGCTGGTGACGATGGGGCAGGGCGGCAGGCAGGAGCCGAACCTGCGCGCCACGATGATTGAGCTTTATAACGGCTTGGCGGCGCGCAGCCAGAATTGCTGGCCGAGCGTCAATCATGATCTGCTGGCGATCAATGATCTGGCCGCGCCGTTTTTCGGGGCGGGGTTTTATTACAAGACCTTCATGTGGCCGCGCGGCTTTTGGGAAAAGCTTTATGAGCCGTTCATCCGCCGCGCGGCGGGGTTGGGCGGGCTTTCGGGCGTTGAGAACAAGGACCGTTACGAGAGTGCGTTTGCGCAGTGTGACCTGCTGATAATCGGCGCCGGGCCTGCCGGGCTGATGGCGGCGCTGGAGGCGGCGCGCGCCGGTGTTGATGTGATCTTGGCCGATGAGGATGCGCGCATGGGCGGGCGGCTGCTGGCCGAGCGGCTGGAGGTTGGCGGGCAACCGGGGCATGTTTGGGTGGCAGGCGTGCTGGCCGAGCTGGCGGCGATGGACAATGTGCGGCTGATGCCGCGCACCACGGTCAGCGGGGCGTATGACGGCGGCACGTTTTCAGCGATCGAGCGGGTGGCGATGCACCGCCCACGCGGCGGCGATGCCCCGCGCGAGGCGTTCTGGCGGATCGTGGCGCGCCGCACGGTGCTGGCCGCAGGTGCTCTGGAACGCCCGGTGGCGTTTCGCAACAATGACCGGCCCGGGATCATGATGGCGGGTGCGGTCAGGGCGTATGTCAACCGCTATGCGGTTGCGCCGGGGCGGGCGGTTGCGGTGTTTGGCAATAATGACGGTGCGCATCAGACGGCGCGCGATTTGCTGGCGGCGGGGGTGCATGTGGCGGCGCTGATCGACAGCCGGGCGGAGGCGACATGCGCGCTGGATGTGCCGTTCTATCGCGGGCAGGTCTGCGGCGCGGATGGGCGCAAGGGGCTTGAGGCGGTTTCGATCGCCACGGTGTCGGGGATCGAGAAGGTGGCGGCGGATTGTCTGGCCGTCTCTGGCGGCTGGAACCCGTCGCTGCATCTGACCTGTCACATGAACGGGCGGCCGGAATGGAATGCGGATTGCGCGGCGTTTGTGCCGAAATCCGGCATGGTGCCGGGGCTGGAGGCGGCGGGGGCCGCGAACGGTGTGTTCTCGACCGCCGGGGCGTTGGCCGACGGGCAAAACGCGGCGCAGGCGGCATTGAGCGCGATGGGCAAGAAACCGGCGGGGGCCACAATCCCCAAGGCCGAAGATGGCGCTTATGACATCGCGCCGCTTTGGGCGGTGCCGGGCAAGGGGCGCGCGTGGCTTGATTTTCAGAATGACGTGACGGTGAAGGATGTGAAACAGGCGGCGCAAGAGGCGTATGCGTCGGTTGAGCATATGAAACGCTATACCACGCAGGGCATGGCGCCGGATCAGGGCAAGAACTCGAACGTCAACGCGCTGGCCGTGCTGGCCGATGCGACCGGGCGGACGATCCCGCAGACCGGGACGACAACGTATCGCGCGCCCTATGTGCCAACCACGCTGGCAGCGATTGCGGCAGGCGCGCAGAACAAGGGCTTTGCGCCGGAGCGGTTCACCACGTCGCATGAGGCGAGCAGCGAAGCACCGATGATCGAGGCGGGCTTGTGGTATCGCCCGTCTTATTTCCCAAAACCGGGAGAGACCAACTGGCGACAGAGTTGCGACCGCGAGGTCGGCTATGTGCGCAACTCCGTGGGGATTTGCGATGTCTCGACGCTGGGCAAGATCGACATTCAGGGCGGCGATGCGGCGGCGTTTCTTGATTTTGTGTATACCAACATGTTTTCGACGCTGAAGGTCGGGCGGGCGCGCTATGGTTTGATGCTGCGCCAAGATGGGCACGTGATGGATGACGGCACCACCGCGCGGTTGGGGGAGACGCATTATCTGATGACGACGACCACCGCCGCCGCCGGGCCGGTGATGCGGCATCTGGAGTTTGTGGCGCAGGGTTTGCGGCCCGATCTTGATGTGCGGTTCGTCTCGGTCACCGAACAATGGGCGCAATTCGCGGTGGCTGGTCCGAAGGCGCGCGAATTGTTGAATGGCGTGCTAGAGCAGGAGATTGACGACGCGCAGTTCCCCTTCATGGGCTGCGGGGCGGTGCGCCTTGGCGGGGTTGATGGGCGGTTGTTTCGGATCTCGTTTTCCGGCGAGCACGCTTATGAGGTTGCGGTGCCGTCGCGCTATGGCGAGAGCCTGTTCAAGCTTCTCAAAGCGCGTGCGGAGGCGCTGGGCGGGGGGCTTTACGGGATGGAAGCGCTCAATGTGCTTAGGATCGAAAAAGGCTTTATTACCCATGCGGAGATTCATGGCCGGGTGACGGCATTCGATGTGGGTTTGCAGGGGATGATGAGCAAGAAGAAGGATTTCATCGGCAAACCGGCCTCGCAAAGGCCGGGGCTGATGGACCCCGGACGCGAGCGTATGGTTGGGTTGAAGCCCGTGGGCGAGGTGAAGCAGCTGACTGCGGGGGCGCATTTGTTCGATGTGGGTGACGAGGCGGTGCGGCTGAACGATCAGGGCTATATCACATCGGTCGGGTATTCGCCGACGCTGGGGCATTATGTCGGGCTTGGGTTCCTCAGGCGCGGGCCGGAGCGGCTGGGCGAAGAGGTGCGGATGGTCGACCACCTGCGCGGGATTGAAACCACCTGTGAGGTGGTGAACCCGGTGTTCTTTGACCCCGAAGGAGGGCGCGCGCGTGAGTGA
- a CDS encoding TadE family protein yields MKQLVSNLRAAARRFLSREEATATVEFAIIFPFYVTLFLSSVEMGMIQFRHSMLERGLDMAVRDVRLGTGTNPTQDNIKDSICHYAGVLPDCAANLRLEMVLVDPRNYTSPPANADCVDHSEDPKPVRNFIHGGSNQMMMLRACYVFSPIFPTAGLGQQLNKDGAGNAAMTATSAFVQEPRG; encoded by the coding sequence ATGAAACAGCTTGTCTCAAACCTTCGCGCCGCAGCCCGCCGTTTCCTCAGCCGCGAAGAAGCAACAGCAACGGTCGAGTTCGCCATCATCTTCCCGTTCTACGTGACCCTATTCCTGTCCTCGGTGGAAATGGGCATGATCCAGTTTCGCCATTCAATGCTGGAACGCGGCCTTGATATGGCGGTGCGCGATGTGCGCCTTGGCACCGGCACCAACCCGACCCAGGACAACATCAAGGATTCAATCTGCCACTACGCCGGCGTCTTGCCCGATTGCGCCGCCAATCTGCGGCTTGAAATGGTGCTGGTCGATCCGCGCAACTATACCTCACCACCGGCCAACGCCGATTGCGTCGATCATTCCGAAGACCCGAAGCCGGTGCGCAACTTCATACATGGCGGCTCGAACCAGATGATGATGCTGCGCGCTTGCTATGTCTTCTCTCCGATTTTCCCAACTGCCGGGCTTGGTCAACAGCTCAACAAGGATGGCGCCGGAAACGCCGCCATGACCGCGACCTCGGCCTTCGTTCAGGAGCCGCGCGGATGA
- a CDS encoding sarcosine oxidase subunit gamma family protein, with the protein MSEVVELLAKTPCAGKPPLSIGEASLNEVDWGAITSVAPFAGQEQAVSEALKAHVGARFPAPGRMTGKTGARVVWAGLEQAFVLGPAVAALKGAAVTDQSDAWTCVELEGVGARAVLARVTPLDLRPGVFKSGHAARTQLAHMSAVVMRLGENRFGIMVFRSMARTLVHDLQEAMRSVAGRAAL; encoded by the coding sequence GTGAGTGAAGTGGTTGAATTGCTGGCGAAAACGCCCTGTGCCGGGAAGCCGCCGCTCAGCATCGGTGAGGCCAGCCTGAACGAAGTGGACTGGGGCGCGATCACCTCGGTCGCGCCGTTTGCCGGGCAGGAACAAGCGGTGTCGGAGGCTTTGAAGGCGCACGTCGGCGCGCGTTTCCCGGCGCCGGGGCGGATGACCGGGAAGACGGGTGCGCGGGTGGTTTGGGCGGGGCTGGAACAGGCCTTTGTGCTTGGGCCTGCGGTGGCGGCGCTCAAAGGAGCGGCGGTGACGGATCAGAGCGATGCGTGGACCTGTGTGGAGCTTGAGGGGGTTGGGGCGCGCGCTGTGTTGGCACGGGTGACGCCGCTTGATCTGCGCCCCGGCGTGTTCAAGTCCGGCCACGCGGCGCGCACGCAACTCGCGCATATGAGTGCGGTGGTGATGCGGCTGGGCGAGAACCGGTTCGGGATCATGGTGTTTCGCTCGATGGCGCGCACGCTGGTGCATGATTTGCAAGAGGCGATGCGTTCCGTCGCCGGGCGGGCGGCGCTTTAG
- a CDS encoding pilus assembly protein TadG-related protein encodes MSDTNLDKNETVAPVRARLGAAIRKFHREESGVLIAYGVFFILIVLMVGGIGIDLMRFEKTRASLQGTLDRAVLAAADLDQQLAPEDVVTDYFSKSEMADYLASVEVDQGINYRKVAATAHIEMGTQFIHMLGINSLDAPAAGTAEESVDGVEVSLVLDMSGSMSSHSKLDNLQDAAKEFVHTMLTSSPAGDVSISIVPYATQVNLGPTLAQYYTFSGEHDYSYCANFGWNDFNSISIDRNATLQQTGPFDPWYQVEGNLRLPVCPERAGSEIKALSMNEGDLDTYIDSFNADGNTSIDIGVKWGTALLDPGTQSVVTDMIEDGNVDAAFAGRPSAYNDDTLKVLVVMSDGENTSQYYLNNNYRSGYSNVWYYDDYYGRVYSMKNGSRYYYKRVSGSRCYPNQWGGCGNIPNYGYTPFEGSKSDELTFPQLFHQASNEYISDVLYYNVWSNSYADSYWRWNAYDDVSGSTKDNRLDDICTAAKNAGIVIYAIGFEAPYGGQRVLESCASSDGHYFDVEGVEISDAFESIASSISKLRLTQ; translated from the coding sequence ATGTCGGACACTAATCTCGATAAAAATGAAACGGTTGCGCCGGTGCGGGCGCGGCTTGGCGCTGCGATCCGCAAATTTCACCGCGAAGAAAGCGGCGTTCTCATCGCTTACGGGGTGTTCTTCATCCTTATTGTTCTCATGGTGGGCGGCATCGGGATTGACCTGATGCGGTTCGAGAAAACCCGCGCATCGCTGCAAGGGACGCTCGACCGGGCCGTTCTCGCCGCCGCCGACCTCGATCAGCAGCTCGCCCCCGAAGACGTGGTTACAGATTATTTCTCGAAATCCGAGATGGCCGATTACCTCGCCTCGGTCGAGGTTGACCAAGGCATCAACTACCGCAAGGTGGCCGCCACCGCACATATCGAAATGGGCACCCAGTTCATTCACATGCTCGGCATCAATTCACTCGACGCGCCAGCTGCCGGCACCGCCGAAGAAAGTGTTGACGGCGTCGAGGTTTCTCTGGTGCTCGATATGTCCGGCTCGATGAGCAGCCACAGCAAGCTTGATAACCTGCAAGACGCGGCCAAGGAATTCGTTCACACCATGCTCACCTCAAGCCCGGCGGGCGATGTCTCGATCTCTATCGTGCCATATGCCACGCAGGTCAATCTCGGCCCCACTCTGGCCCAGTATTACACCTTCTCGGGCGAGCACGACTATTCCTACTGCGCCAATTTCGGCTGGAACGACTTCAACTCGATCAGCATCGACCGTAACGCCACGCTTCAGCAAACCGGCCCGTTTGACCCGTGGTATCAGGTCGAAGGCAACCTGCGTCTTCCCGTCTGCCCCGAACGGGCTGGCTCCGAGATCAAGGCACTCTCGATGAACGAAGGCGATCTTGACACCTATATCGACAGCTTCAACGCCGACGGGAACACCTCGATCGACATCGGCGTCAAATGGGGCACCGCCCTGCTTGATCCCGGCACACAATCGGTCGTCACGGACATGATTGAAGATGGCAATGTCGACGCCGCATTCGCCGGCCGCCCCTCGGCCTATAATGACGATACGCTCAAGGTGCTTGTGGTGATGTCGGATGGTGAGAACACCAGCCAGTACTATCTCAACAACAACTACCGCAGCGGCTACTCGAACGTCTGGTATTACGATGACTACTACGGTCGGGTTTACTCGATGAAAAACGGCTCCAGATACTACTACAAGCGGGTCTCCGGTTCGCGCTGCTACCCGAACCAATGGGGGGGCTGCGGTAATATCCCTAACTACGGCTACACGCCGTTTGAAGGGAGCAAATCTGACGAGTTGACCTTCCCGCAACTGTTCCATCAGGCGTCGAACGAATACATCTCCGATGTGCTTTACTACAATGTCTGGAGCAACAGCTACGCCGATAGCTACTGGCGCTGGAATGCCTATGACGACGTCAGCGGCTCAACCAAGGACAACCGGCTTGATGATATCTGCACCGCCGCCAAGAACGCCGGCATCGTGATCTACGCGATCGGGTTTGAGGCACCGTATGGCGGTCAGCGCGTGCTCGAAAGCTGCGCCAGCTCGGATGGTCACTACTTCGATGTGGAGGGCGTGGAAATCTCCGATGCGTTCGAATCCATCGCCTCCTCGATCTCCAAACTGAGGTTGACCCAATGA
- a CDS encoding sarcosine oxidase subunit beta family protein, giving the protein MRFSALKILTEGLTGNKGWAPHWRDPEPKPEYDAIIIGGGGHGLSTAYYLAKNHGITNVAVLEKGYLGGGNVGRNTTIVRANYGLPGNSEFYSHSLKLWEGLEEELNYNVMHSQRGVINLFHSDGARDAAARRGNAMINQGDDAILLDRDGVKQLLPYLNYEQERFPIRGGLYHKRGGTARHDAVAWGYARGADQRGVDLIQNCEVTGIDIENGKVMGVQTTRGPIKARRVGMVTAGRSGQVAAMAGMRIPVESHVLQAFVTEGLKPCVDHVVTFGMGHFYISQSDKGGLVFGGDIDLYASYAQRGNLPTVEHVIEAGVTLMPMIGKARLLRSWGGIMDMSPDGSPVIDLTHIDGLFLNCGWCYGGFKAVPASGWCMAHLMATGTPHEAAAGFRLDRFETGRGLMDEEATGAQHNLH; this is encoded by the coding sequence ATGCGCTTTTCCGCGCTGAAGATTCTGACGGAAGGCCTGACCGGCAACAAGGGTTGGGCACCGCATTGGCGCGATCCGGAGCCGAAGCCGGAATATGATGCGATTATCATCGGCGGCGGTGGGCATGGGCTTTCTACCGCGTATTATCTGGCCAAGAACCACGGCATAACCAATGTCGCCGTGCTTGAGAAAGGTTATCTTGGCGGTGGCAATGTCGGGCGCAATACCACCATCGTGCGGGCCAATTACGGATTGCCGGGCAATTCGGAGTTTTATTCGCACTCATTGAAGCTCTGGGAAGGGCTGGAGGAGGAGTTGAATTACAACGTGATGCATTCGCAGCGCGGGGTGATCAACCTGTTTCATTCCGATGGTGCGCGCGACGCGGCGGCGCGGCGCGGCAATGCGATGATCAATCAGGGCGACGACGCGATTTTGCTGGACCGGGACGGGGTAAAGCAATTGCTGCCCTATCTCAATTACGAGCAGGAGCGGTTCCCGATCAGAGGCGGGCTTTATCATAAACGCGGCGGCACGGCGCGCCATGACGCGGTGGCTTGGGGCTATGCCCGAGGGGCCGATCAGCGCGGTGTGGACCTGATCCAGAATTGCGAAGTCACCGGCATCGACATTGAAAACGGCAAGGTTATGGGCGTGCAGACAACCCGCGGGCCAATCAAAGCGCGCCGCGTTGGCATGGTGACGGCGGGGCGTTCGGGGCAGGTGGCGGCGATGGCGGGGATGCGTATCCCGGTGGAAAGCCACGTCTTGCAGGCGTTCGTCACCGAGGGGCTGAAGCCTTGTGTCGATCATGTTGTCACCTTCGGGATGGGGCATTTTTACATCTCGCAAAGCGACAAGGGCGGCTTGGTCTTTGGCGGGGACATTGACCTTTATGCGTCATATGCGCAGCGCGGCAATCTGCCGACGGTCGAGCATGTGATCGAGGCGGGCGTGACCTTGATGCCGATGATCGGCAAGGCGCGGTTGCTGCGCTCTTGGGGCGGGATCATGGACATGTCGCCGGATGGCTCTCCGGTGATTGATCTGACCCATATTGACGGGCTCTTCTTGAATTGCGGCTGGTGTTATGGCGGGTTCAAGGCGGTGCCGGCAAGTGGCTGGTGTATGGCGCATCTGATGGCCACCGGCACGCCGCACGAGGCCGCAGCGGGGTTCCGGCTTGACCGGTTCGAGACCGGACGCGGATTGATGGACGAGGAGGCCACGGGTGCGCAGCATAACCTGCATTAA
- a CDS encoding TadE/TadG family type IV pilus assembly protein, translating to MTGYAKPGCLRQIAPRTLSEAKRRSHDFAGDESGVMVAYSIFFLLIILMMAGMGVDFMHYEMKRTQLQNVLDNSVLAAADLQQDKDPATVVEDYFTKSGIDATLTGAPDVENRVNYRRVHAGAELQVPTQFIHMLGFDSLTAPAAATAEEAIEGIEVVLVLDISGSMNSNNRLINLKPAANEFVDSVLALTDPKDITISIVPYNTQVNAGAELLANYNVTNEQSYSNCINFENTDFFTTALSTTHQFDRVSHFDPWFRNTKHSNTYSGNSHLSPGDSGYVYPPTVFPPTAASLTYSVCPVDDSSKILLMSNNPTVLHNKINSLVANGNTSIDVGMKWAGALVDPDTRPVVDAMIASGDTDAINAGRPVDFDAPNTMKVIVVMTDGENTDQYMLPPEKKSGPSDVYYNATADQYSIRRDTGGTTEYFWSQTTGWHDHAFGDGSGEAGTPQRLSYPELYAFNSVNEIYREIYRPAIGSSAAWNNWSTNSLPVVNPGAKNARLQSICSAIKGEDALIYAIGFEATTNGNNQLRQCASTPAHFFNAQGLNIRDSFQAIAASIAQLRLTQ from the coding sequence ATGACAGGTTATGCAAAACCCGGTTGCTTGCGCCAGATTGCGCCGCGAACCCTGAGCGAGGCCAAGCGCCGCTCACACGATTTCGCAGGCGATGAAAGCGGCGTGATGGTCGCCTACTCGATCTTTTTCCTGCTCATCATCCTGATGATGGCGGGCATGGGTGTCGATTTCATGCATTACGAGATGAAACGAACACAGCTTCAGAACGTGCTCGACAATTCGGTGCTTGCCGCCGCCGACCTGCAACAAGACAAAGACCCGGCCACCGTGGTCGAAGATTATTTCACCAAATCCGGGATCGACGCGACACTGACCGGCGCGCCCGACGTCGAAAACCGGGTGAATTATCGCCGCGTCCATGCCGGTGCCGAATTGCAGGTGCCAACCCAGTTTATCCATATGCTCGGCTTTGACAGCCTGACCGCCCCCGCCGCCGCCACCGCAGAAGAAGCGATAGAGGGCATCGAAGTGGTTCTGGTGCTCGATATCTCCGGCTCGATGAACAGCAATAACCGGCTGATCAACCTCAAGCCCGCCGCCAACGAATTTGTCGATTCCGTGCTCGCGCTCACCGACCCGAAAGACATCACCATCTCGATCGTGCCCTACAACACCCAAGTCAACGCCGGGGCCGAACTGCTGGCGAATTACAACGTGACCAACGAACAGAGCTATTCAAACTGCATCAATTTCGAGAACACGGATTTCTTCACGACCGCCCTTTCCACGACGCATCAGTTTGATCGCGTCAGCCATTTCGATCCGTGGTTCCGCAACACCAAGCATTCCAACACCTATTCCGGCAACAGCCACCTGTCGCCCGGCGATTCCGGCTATGTTTATCCGCCGACGGTCTTCCCGCCCACGGCGGCGTCGCTCACCTATTCGGTCTGCCCGGTCGATGACAGCTCGAAAATCCTGCTGATGAGCAACAACCCGACCGTGCTGCATAACAAGATCAACAGCCTTGTCGCCAACGGCAACACCTCGATCGACGTGGGCATGAAATGGGCTGGCGCGCTGGTTGATCCCGACACCCGCCCCGTGGTGGACGCCATGATCGCCTCCGGCGATACCGACGCCATCAATGCCGGACGCCCGGTCGATTTCGATGCACCCAACACGATGAAAGTCATCGTGGTGATGACGGATGGCGAAAACACCGATCAATACATGCTGCCCCCCGAGAAAAAGAGCGGCCCGTCAGACGTTTACTACAACGCGACCGCCGATCAGTATTCGATCCGCCGTGATACCGGCGGCACCACCGAATATTTCTGGAGCCAGACAACCGGCTGGCACGACCATGCCTTCGGCGATGGCAGCGGCGAAGCCGGCACCCCACAACGGCTAAGCTACCCCGAACTTTATGCGTTCAATTCGGTGAATGAAATCTACCGCGAGATCTACCGCCCCGCCATCGGCTCCAGCGCCGCTTGGAATAACTGGTCAACGAACTCCCTGCCCGTGGTCAATCCCGGCGCAAAGAATGCCCGCCTGCAATCCATCTGCTCGGCAATCAAGGGCGAAGACGCACTGATCTACGCCATCGGCTTTGAAGCCACCACCAACGGCAACAACCAGTTGCGCCAATGCGCCAGCACGCCTGCGCATTTCTTCAACGCCCAAGGGCTCAACATCCGCGATTCGTTTCAGGCCATCGCCGCCTCCATCGCCCAGCTGAGGTTGACCCAATGA
- a CDS encoding sarcosine oxidase subunit delta has translation MRIPCPVCGTRDRREFTYQGAALMLHRPDPEAGFGEWDDYLHNRDNPAGPTRELWYHESGCTAWLVVERDTRSHEILSVELARDVAEGGR, from the coding sequence ATGCGTATTCCTTGCCCCGTTTGCGGAACGCGTGACCGCCGCGAATTCACCTATCAGGGGGCGGCGCTGATGCTGCACCGGCCCGACCCGGAAGCGGGGTTTGGCGAATGGGACGATTACCTGCATAACCGCGACAACCCGGCCGGGCCGACGCGGGAGCTTTGGTATCATGAAAGCGGCTGCACTGCGTGGCTGGTGGTGGAGCGTGACACGAGGAGCCATGAGATTTTGAGCGTAGAGCTGGCCCGTGACGTGGCGGAGGGCGGGCGATGA